In Nostoc piscinale CENA21, the genomic stretch AGGAGACAGTCTTTATGAATTTTTGACTCAGTACTGTTGAGAAGCTGAGAAGTTAGGAGTGCTGATTTTCACTCCTAACTCAGTAATGCTTATTTAGCAGCTTTGATGCACTTTTCTACCAAAGCTGAGACTGTACCAACATCTTGCCAACCGAGAATTTCAGTTACTTTCTTTTCCAAGTTTTTGTAAGTGCGGAAAAATTCAGCAATTTCATCTAAACGGTGTGGTGCTACGTCATTGAGAGATTTGACATGGGTATAGCGTGGGTCTTTGTCTGGTACACAAAGAATTTTTTCATCGCGATCGCCACCATCAATCATCTCTAACATACCTATTGGGCGTGCAGCAATGATACAACCAGGGAAAGTTGGCTCATCGATGATCACCATCCCATCTAGAGGGTCGCCATCATCAGCCAAAGTATTCGGCACAAAACCATAGTCGTAGGGATATCTTACCGAAGAATAAAGCACTCGGTCTAGGGCAAAAGCTTCTAGTTCTTTGTCATACTCGTATTTATTCTTGCTCCCGCCTGGGATTTCAATCAGAACATTCAGAATACCCGGTTTTGGTTGAGCAGGAATACGGGATAAGTCCACAACAAAACTCCTTGGCTAACAGTAAATTGGGGATGCACTCTGTTTAGTTCCCCGTGTAGAATTTTATGGCCAAGATGTACTTCTGCCCAAAGTATTTTCTCACACACCCTGAACCCGACAATGATGATTCTTCCATCCGAGGGATGTGTCAATAATTAAAGAATGACTAATCTAAAAGTAACATTTAATCAATAAATAATCGAATTATGCCATCTCCAAAACCATTGTATGGCACAGAACTAGTAGACTGTGCCAGAGCGAATGCCAAGCAAGGAATTGAAACTGCTGCTTATCAATGTGGCTATGGTGATGATCTTAATACTTTTGCCCAAGAACTCCGACAAGCTTGTGAAAAAATGAATTTACAAGTCAAGGAATTAAGTGAATTAATTACTGATCAAGATATGATTCTCGAAATAGGTACTGGTGAAATTATTGCCCCAGATACAGCTTCTGAATTATAAATACAGTAGCCTTGGAGATTGTAGAAGGCTTGCCACGCCACTAGCGACTTCAGTCGCGGCTACACAGACACAACCCGCACTTCGACAAGCTCAGTGACCTTCTTCGCGGGTTCCAAACTCTTGATTTTACGTTAGTCCGCCTACGCGGACTTTGTTTTTATAGCCGAGCCAGTGCGTTGAGGAGACAGCGCCGTGGGCGGGTTTCCCGACTTGAGGCGACTGTCGTCGGCTCTGCCGACTTGAAGCATCTGGCGTGCGAATTCCATTCGTCGGGGCTAGGTGCAAGATGTGATAATCGCCTTCTACCACAATTAAATCTTACGCTGTTTAATGGGTTGGGCGGGATTACCGGCATAAATTGTCATCGGCTCTAAAGAACGTCCTGTAACTCCACCTAAAGTCAACACCGCACCCTTCCCAACAGTTACTCCAGGGCCAATTACTGATTTTGCAGCAATCCAACTACTTTCTTGAATGTGAATTGGCGCAGTCATTAATTTAAAATCAGGATGACTCCAGTCATGGTTTCCCGTGCAGAGATACACCCCTTGAGATATACACACATGACTTTCAATCGTCACATTCGCTAGATTATCAATCCAAGCATCTTCCCCAATCCACACATGATCACCGACAACCAGCCGCCAGGGAAACTTCACCCGCACACCTGGTTTAATCCGCACATTCTCACCAATCTGCGCTCCAAAACTGCGAAGTAACAACACTTTTAACCCTGAAGCAGTCAACCACCGATTCTGCACCAAAGGAGAACCCAGGAAATACCACAAAACTTGTTTCCATAAAGGTGCGCCAGGAGTATAAGTAGCAAGAGTGTAATTATCTAACCGCATATATCAAGCTAATAAATAATAACCTGTTTTAGTGACTGTCCGAAAAATTCAGTTCTCGCTTGTCAAAAAATTAACTAGGAAAGTTAAAATACAGTAATAAAGCTATAAAAAAATTTTCGGAACATAAGTATATGTAGTGGACTGTTTCAGTTAAAACGGTGTATTAAAAAAATAAGAAAGCATTGATTGATATTAACTTTATCAATAATCTATTGACCTATTTTAGCTGAAACAGTCTACTACGTACATTTCAGAAATTAAAATATTAGTCCTATATATAAAATGTTCGGAACATAAGTTTTAAAGTAAGTAAAATGACATTACTACAGAACAAATATTTTTCAGGAGACATATTTCTATATATTTTTGCATCAAAAATAAGTTCTAAGCATTTATCACACATCTATATAAAAGAGTAGTGGAAAGCTGTCAGCCAAACTAGCTGAACTTTACAAAAACATATATCTTAGTCTATGCAAAGGATATGACATCAGATGCTATATATTTTCTTTTGTCACATTATAAAGATTATAAAGAGTAACTGTGCAACAAAATTCAACTAAGCTTTTGCAAGAAACTGTCTTATCCTCAAAAGGAGTAGTGGTTGAAATTACTGAAAAATCAATCCTTTGTAGTTGTGGTATGCCTATGACTGTGTGAATCACTGAGAAGCAGTCCTATCAATATATTGCAAAGATACACAACTATAGCAAATGAAGATTTTATGAAGTGAATCAGCTAAATATTGTGTTCTCCATGTGTTGTATGTAAGTGTATTTATGTCAGCTTTATTGAGTAGATATCAACTAGCTTGATGGTAACTACGGAATCTTAAGTTTTAGAAAAACACAAAGTCTTGATAAAGTGCAATTACTTAAGTGTGGGTATGGATATTTTATAAAACCTTTTGGTTAACCTAACCTACTCACTTGAAATCTACTTGGGTGGATTCTGCGTACATTGCTTCAAGTTAAACTTTTCGGGGCTACGTACGTGTGTTTTCTTAAAAACGTAATTTTACTAACAAGGGGCTGGTATCTGCAATAAATCTGGGAATTTTGCCACACAGCAATGTTGGTTTACTTAACACCTATTTTCTTTTGAGGAACAAACTAAATGGCAAATTTAAACATACTTAAAAACGTGGCTACAGTGGCGGCTGCGTCTGCTGTAGCAGTGATGGCTACCACAGGAAAGGCTTCAGCTATTACCATTGACCTGGGTGGTTCTTTTAGCACTGCGACAAGCTATTCCTACACTCAAGGCGGTATTACAGTGCAAGCAACCGGAGTTGGAGCTAATCCAGCAGAAACATTATTATTTCGTAATAGTAATGGTTTAGGAGTAATAACAGGCAACGATGGGAACGATAATAATCAAGTCGATGGTTTAGGCATTAACGAAACCCTCAACTTGTTATTTAGTCCTCAAGTAAAACTCCTCAAAGCCATCTTTTCTCAAGTTGATGCTGATCCAGATGGAGATGAATACTCAATATCAGTAGATAGTTCTTTCCTTCAAAGTGGGAACATTGCTTCTATTGGCACTGGTGTAGTCTCGGTAGCAATTAATAATTCTCCATTCGGCGCGCTTTACTCTTTCACTGTTACCGATGGGGATGACGACTACTTCCTGAAAGCTGTTGAAGTTCAGCCTGTTCCCGAACCTCTAACAATGGGTGGTATAGCTCTGGGTGCAACCTTTGGTGCATATCTCAGAAAGCGGTATTCCAAAAAAGACGAAAAGCTAGTCAAAGCTTAATTCGTAACTCTTGGGTAAGATTCCTATTATCAAACCCCAATTATTAACTTGTATTCCCTTCTTGTTTATCAGCTCTACTTGCAAACAA encodes the following:
- a CDS encoding inorganic diphosphatase; translated protein: MDLSRIPAQPKPGILNVLIEIPGGSKNKYEYDKELEAFALDRVLYSSVRYPYDYGFVPNTLADDGDPLDGMVIIDEPTFPGCIIAARPIGMLEMIDGGDRDEKILCVPDKDPRYTHVKSLNDVAPHRLDEIAEFFRTYKNLEKKVTEILGWQDVGTVSALVEKCIKAAK
- a CDS encoding WcaF family extracellular polysaccharide biosynthesis acetyltransferase, translated to MRLDNYTLATYTPGAPLWKQVLWYFLGSPLVQNRWLTASGLKVLLLRSFGAQIGENVRIKPGVRVKFPWRLVVGDHVWIGEDAWIDNLANVTIESHVCISQGVYLCTGNHDWSHPDFKLMTAPIHIQESSWIAAKSVIGPGVTVGKGAVLTLGGVTGRSLEPMTIYAGNPAQPIKQRKI
- a CDS encoding PEP-CTERM sorting domain-containing protein; the encoded protein is MANLNILKNVATVAAASAVAVMATTGKASAITIDLGGSFSTATSYSYTQGGITVQATGVGANPAETLLFRNSNGLGVITGNDGNDNNQVDGLGINETLNLLFSPQVKLLKAIFSQVDADPDGDEYSISVDSSFLQSGNIASIGTGVVSVAINNSPFGALYSFTVTDGDDDYFLKAVEVQPVPEPLTMGGIALGATFGAYLRKRYSKKDEKLVKA